The genome window CGTTAAAAGGAGCTTAATTTATTAACTAAATGACAATAAAAATTTGTTAATAAATCGGATAAATTTATGGTTGCTTTATGGCTGAAAAAATATTGAGAAAGCTTATATTAGCAGGATTTTTTAATACAAAATAATTTTAATTTAAGAATATATTTATGTCTGACGGAGAAAAGTTAATTCCAATTAACATTGAAGATGAAATGAAATCAGCTTACATCGATTATTCGATGTCAGTAATTGTCTCGAGAGCCCTTCCTGATGTAAGAGACGGTTTGAAACCAGTACATCGAAGAGTACTTTACGGAATGTATGATTTAGGAGTAACTTCAAGATCTGCCCACAAAAAATCTGCAAGAATAGTCGGGGAAGTTTTAGGAAAGTATCACCCTCATGGAGATACCTCAGTTTATGATGCAATGGTGCGTATGGCTCAAGAATGGAGTATGCGTTATTTATTGGTTGACGGACAGGGTAACTTTGGATCTGTAGATGGTGATAGTCCAGCAGCAATGCGTTATACAGAGGCTAGAATGAAAAAGATTTCGGAAGAAATCATGGCTGATATCGAAAAAGAAACAGTTGATTTCCAGCTTAACTTTGATGATACTTTATATGAGCCAAAAGTAATGCCGACAAGGGTTCCTACATTATTAATTAATGGTGCTACAGGAATCGCAGTAGGTATGGCAACAAATATGCCTCCTCATAATTTAACTGAAGTTATCAATGGTACATTGGCGTATCTTGATAATAATGATATTGAAGTTGATGAATTGATGAATTATATCAAAGCTCCGGATTTTCCAACAGGAGGTGTGATATATGGTTATGAAGGTGTTCGTGAAGCTTTTAAAACGGGTCGAGGTCGTATTGTCATGCGTGCCAAAGTTGGCTTTGAAGAAGTAGACGGAAGAGAATCAATCATTGTTACTGAAATTCCGTATCAAGTCAATAAAGCTGATATGATTAAACGTACAGCTGATTTGGTAAATGAGAAAAAAATAGAAGGTATTGCTAATATTCGTGACGAATCGGATAGAAATGGTATGCGTATCGTTTATATTCTGAAACGCGATGCAACGCCAAACGTTGTTTTGAATACCTTATATAAATACACGCAGTTACAATCTTCTTTTAGTGTAAATAATATTGCATTAGTAAACGGACGTCCTCAAATGCTGAATCTGAAAGATATGATTCATTATTTTATTGAGCACCGTCACGATGTAGTTGTCCGCAGAACACAGTTTGAATTGCGTAAAGCTGAAGAAAGAGCTCATATATTAGAAGGTTTAATTATTGCGTCAGATAATATTGATGAAGTTATTGCGTTAATTAGAGGGTCAAAAAATACCGAGGAAGCCCGTGATAAATTAATCGAGAGATTTAGTTTGTCTGATATTCAGGCAAGAGCGATTGTTGAAATGCGTCTGCGTCAGTTAACAGGTCTGGAGCAGGACAAATTAAGAGCTGAATTTGAAGAATTAATGAAGTTAATTGAGCATTTAAAAGCTTTATTAGCAGATGTTAATTTAAGAACGGCTTTAATTAAAGAAGAACTTGTTGAGATTCGTGATAAATATGGAGATGAGAGACGTTCGCAGATAGAATATTCCGGTGGAGATGTCAGTATTGAAGATTTAATTGCTGATGAAAATGTGGTAATTACTATTTCTCATGCAGGTTATATCAAACGTACAAACCTTACCGAATATAAAACACAGAATAGAGGAGGAGTAGGTCAAAAAAGTGCAGGAACTAGAGATCAGGATTTCTTGGAGCATATGTACGTGGCGACAAACCATCAGTATATGATGTTCTTTACTCAAAAAGGAAAATGTTTCTGGATGCGCGTTTATGAAATTCCGGAGGGAAGTAAAACTGCAAAAGGAAGGGCTATCCAAAACTTGGTAAATATTGAAAGTGATGATAAAGTAAAAGCTTTCATTTGTACACAAGACCTAAAAGACAAGGATTACATCAATAGTCATAATCTTGTGATGGTAACTAAGCAGGGTCAGGTTAAGAAAACTTCTTTAGAGAAATATTCTAAACCAAGGGTAAATGGTGTTGCTGCTATTACTATAAAAGAAGGTGATGAACTTTTAGGAGCTCAGTTAACTAATGGTGAAAGTCAGATTATTTTGGCTGTTAAATCTGGAAAATTAGTTCGTTTTGAGGAAACTAAGACACGTCCGATGGGAAGAACAGCTTCTGGAGTGCGAGGAATTACATTAAAAGATGATACTGATGAAGTAATTGGTATGGTTACTGTTGATAAAAACGATATTAATGATTCTCAGATTTTAGTGGTAACTGAAAATGGTTATGGAAAACGTACCAAATTAGTTGACGAAGACGGTGAAGATGTTTACAGAATTACAAACCGTGGAGGTAAAGGTGTGAAAACACTTAATATTACTGAAAAAACTGGGAAACTAATTTCTATTAATGCTGTTACTGATGCTGATGATTTGATGATTATCAATAAATCTGGATTAACAATAAGAATGGCTATTGAAGATTTACGTGTAATGGGACGTGCTACGCAAGGAGTTCGATTGATTAACTTAAAAGGTAAAGATTCAATTGCAGCCGTTACAAAAGTTATGAAAGATGATGTTGAGGAAGTTGTTGTTGATGAAGACGGTAATGTTATTGAATCTGCTATTGAAAGGGTCAAGCCGGATTTAGAAGTTCTTGAAGATGATGGTTCAGTAGATGAAGACGAGGATGAGGAGGAGACTGATGTGGAATTGGAAGAAAATGAAGATGATGATTCTGATGAGGACAAATAAATAATTAAAGTAATTTTAAACATTGGTACTTTATGATAAAAATCATTAAGGATCAATGTTTTTCTTATTAATTTTGAATTTAAATTAAAAACTATAAATATGAAAAGTAGATATGTAATAATTGCGTCAGCATTATTTTTATCAGTAACGAGTTTTGCTCAAAAAAATGAAATTAAAGCTGCGGAAAAATTATTAAAAGATGGTAAGTCTGAGGAGGCAATTGCAACTTTGACGGCTGCTGAATATTTAACGGCTAATGCTCCTGATGCTGAAAAGGCACAGTTCTTATTTGTAAAAGGTAATGCGTATTATGATTTATCTAATAAAAAAGTAGATACAGATAAGAATTTGATTTTGGCAGCAAAAGCTTATCAGGAATTAATTGAGGCTGAAAAAGTTTCAGGTAAAGCAAAGTATTCTTCACAAGCGGTGGTTTCGGTTACTCAGATTAAAGGGAAATTGGTTAATGCGGCAATTGAAGATACTAAAGTTAATAAAGATGCAGAAGGTGCAGAAAAACTATACCAGGCTTATTTGTTGGAGAAAAAAGATACAATCAATCTTTACTATGCAGCTTCAACTTTTGTAAATGCAAAAGAATATGACAAGGCTCTTAAACTTTACGAAGAATTAAAAGTTTTAAATTATTCAGGAAAAGCAACTTATTATTATGCTGTTAACAAAGTAAATAATCAAGAAGATTTTTTTAATACTGCTGCTGATAGAGATAGAATGGTTAAGATGGGAACCCATGAAAAACCAAGAACTGAAAATGTTCCTTCTAAAAGAGGTGAGATATACAAAAATGTTGCTTTGATTTATGTTCAGCAAGGAAAAGTTGATGAAGCTAAGAAGGCTGTTTCTGATGCTAGAAAAGCGAATCCAGAAGATAGTTCATTGTTGTTAACTGAAGCTAATTTATATCTTGAGACCAAAGATATGGATACTTATAAAAAGTTAATTTCTGAAGCTGTAGAAAGGAATCCAAATGATGTTGATTTGATATTTAATCTTGGTGTAATAAGTGCTCAAGCAAAAAATTCAAGTGAAGCTGAAAAGTTTTATAATAAGGTTATAGAATTAAACCCAAAATACACTAATGCTTATATTAATATGGCAGCGATGAAGTTAGAAGATGAAAAAAACATCATTGATGCAATGAATAAGTTAGGTACTTCTGCTGATGACACTAAGAAATATAATGTTTTGAAAAAGAAAAGGGAAGACTTGTTTAAAAGTACTATTCCTTACTTGCAAAAAGCGGTTGAGCTGGATCCTAGTAATCCAGATGTTTCAAAAACATTGCTGAATGTTTATAGTGCTCTAGAAATGACTGCAGAATACAAAGCTTTAAAAGCTAAAATGTAGACTCTGTTTTCTAATAATAAGAATGAAGTCCCGCCTGATATCAGAGCGGGATTTTTTTTTGGGGATACATATTGTTTTTATAGTGGGTGGATTCAACATATAAATGCAACAGTATTCAATTTATTGATTTTTTCGGCGAAAATTTCATTAGGTGTTTTATAGCCAAATCTTTTT of Flavobacterium marginilacus contains these proteins:
- the gyrA gene encoding DNA gyrase subunit A, giving the protein MSDGEKLIPINIEDEMKSAYIDYSMSVIVSRALPDVRDGLKPVHRRVLYGMYDLGVTSRSAHKKSARIVGEVLGKYHPHGDTSVYDAMVRMAQEWSMRYLLVDGQGNFGSVDGDSPAAMRYTEARMKKISEEIMADIEKETVDFQLNFDDTLYEPKVMPTRVPTLLINGATGIAVGMATNMPPHNLTEVINGTLAYLDNNDIEVDELMNYIKAPDFPTGGVIYGYEGVREAFKTGRGRIVMRAKVGFEEVDGRESIIVTEIPYQVNKADMIKRTADLVNEKKIEGIANIRDESDRNGMRIVYILKRDATPNVVLNTLYKYTQLQSSFSVNNIALVNGRPQMLNLKDMIHYFIEHRHDVVVRRTQFELRKAEERAHILEGLIIASDNIDEVIALIRGSKNTEEARDKLIERFSLSDIQARAIVEMRLRQLTGLEQDKLRAEFEELMKLIEHLKALLADVNLRTALIKEELVEIRDKYGDERRSQIEYSGGDVSIEDLIADENVVITISHAGYIKRTNLTEYKTQNRGGVGQKSAGTRDQDFLEHMYVATNHQYMMFFTQKGKCFWMRVYEIPEGSKTAKGRAIQNLVNIESDDKVKAFICTQDLKDKDYINSHNLVMVTKQGQVKKTSLEKYSKPRVNGVAAITIKEGDELLGAQLTNGESQIILAVKSGKLVRFEETKTRPMGRTASGVRGITLKDDTDEVIGMVTVDKNDINDSQILVVTENGYGKRTKLVDEDGEDVYRITNRGGKGVKTLNITEKTGKLISINAVTDADDLMIINKSGLTIRMAIEDLRVMGRATQGVRLINLKGKDSIAAVTKVMKDDVEEVVVDEDGNVIESAIERVKPDLEVLEDDGSVDEDEDEEETDVELEENEDDDSDEDK
- a CDS encoding tetratricopeptide repeat protein; translation: MKSRYVIIASALFLSVTSFAQKNEIKAAEKLLKDGKSEEAIATLTAAEYLTANAPDAEKAQFLFVKGNAYYDLSNKKVDTDKNLILAAKAYQELIEAEKVSGKAKYSSQAVVSVTQIKGKLVNAAIEDTKVNKDAEGAEKLYQAYLLEKKDTINLYYAASTFVNAKEYDKALKLYEELKVLNYSGKATYYYAVNKVNNQEDFFNTAADRDRMVKMGTHEKPRTENVPSKRGEIYKNVALIYVQQGKVDEAKKAVSDARKANPEDSSLLLTEANLYLETKDMDTYKKLISEAVERNPNDVDLIFNLGVISAQAKNSSEAEKFYNKVIELNPKYTNAYINMAAMKLEDEKNIIDAMNKLGTSADDTKKYNVLKKKREDLFKSTIPYLQKAVELDPSNPDVSKTLLNVYSALEMTAEYKALKAKM